The following proteins are encoded in a genomic region of Nonomuraea muscovyensis:
- a CDS encoding ABC transporter permease — MSNTASGKTLQPDRVPEPARARRRGSHPLARFLVRRLLTAVLLAWGITLVTFVLTNMVPGDPVAANLGQRALGDPAIVAQWRAEHGLDKPLWEQYALHLRGLLQGDFGTSQQSHRPVSQDLAEFVPATLELAGAAILVSLVLGVGFGVVAALRRDRLSDHLLRVLSLIGISVPTFWLALVAFYVFFYRLQITPGSGRVDPALGGAPPVTGLQTIDALLAGRWDIFASAAGHLVTPALVLALYTIGLLTRFTRSAVLEVLGQDYVRAARAKGLPGRVILFRYVLRSALVPIITVAGLAFGSLLSGTVLVEAIFAWPGIGQYAYKSATTLDLPAVMGVGLVVGVVYLVINLIVDVLYGVIDPRVRLQ; from the coding sequence GTGTCGAACACAGCCTCGGGCAAGACCCTCCAGCCGGACCGCGTGCCGGAACCGGCACGCGCCCGGCGGCGGGGCTCCCACCCGCTCGCCCGGTTCCTCGTCCGCCGGCTCCTCACCGCCGTCCTGCTGGCATGGGGCATCACGCTGGTGACCTTCGTGCTGACGAACATGGTGCCGGGCGACCCCGTGGCCGCCAACCTCGGCCAGCGGGCGCTCGGCGACCCCGCCATCGTCGCCCAGTGGCGGGCCGAGCACGGGCTGGACAAGCCGCTCTGGGAACAGTACGCGCTGCACCTGCGGGGCCTGCTGCAGGGCGACTTCGGCACCAGCCAGCAGAGTCACCGCCCGGTCAGCCAGGACCTGGCCGAGTTCGTGCCCGCGACCCTGGAGCTGGCCGGCGCGGCGATCCTGGTGTCCCTGGTGCTGGGCGTCGGGTTCGGGGTGGTGGCCGCGCTGCGCCGCGACCGGCTGTCGGACCACCTGCTCCGGGTGCTGAGCCTCATCGGCATCTCGGTGCCGACGTTCTGGCTGGCACTCGTGGCGTTCTACGTCTTCTTCTACCGGCTGCAGATCACCCCGGGCAGCGGCCGGGTGGACCCGGCGCTCGGCGGCGCGCCGCCAGTGACCGGGCTGCAGACGATCGACGCGCTGCTGGCCGGCCGGTGGGACATCTTCGCCTCGGCGGCCGGTCACCTGGTCACCCCGGCGCTCGTGCTCGCCCTCTACACCATCGGCCTGCTGACCCGCTTCACCCGGTCGGCCGTGCTGGAGGTGCTGGGGCAGGACTACGTACGGGCCGCTCGGGCCAAGGGGCTGCCGGGCCGGGTGATCCTGTTCCGCTACGTGCTGCGCTCGGCGCTGGTGCCGATCATCACGGTGGCGGGTCTCGCCTTCGGCAGCCTGCTGTCGGGCACCGTGCTGGTCGAGGCGATCTTCGCCTGGCCGGGCATCGGCCAGTACGCCTACAAGAGCGCCACCACCCTCGACCTGCCCGCCGTCATGGGCGTCGGCCTGGTCGTGGGCGTGGTGTACCTGGTCATCAACCTGATCGTGGACGTGCTGTACGGCGTCATCGATCCCCGAGTGAGGCTGCAGTGA
- a CDS encoding Lrp/AsnC family transcriptional regulator has protein sequence MSDISSNGGSGGGPSGRIGIGLDLDATHLKILEVLRENGRISVSALADRVGISRANAYTRFEALRADGAIKRFTAEIDHVRTGLGITALIFVTVRQQMWRQFRAELARMPEVEYCAITTGQHDAMIQVRMADVAEVHAMVTDRLANIPAVKATETVFILDEVLRRPYVLPSDREKTRAPRRTVQEERGDVPLGKMRFVGAAEGRAALRKDD, from the coding sequence GTGAGTGATATTTCCAGCAATGGGGGCAGTGGTGGTGGTCCATCTGGACGGATCGGTATCGGCCTCGACCTGGACGCCACCCACCTGAAGATCCTCGAGGTCCTGCGGGAGAACGGCCGGATCTCGGTGTCGGCGCTCGCCGACCGGGTGGGCATCTCCCGGGCCAACGCCTACACCCGGTTCGAGGCGCTGCGCGCGGACGGCGCCATCAAGCGCTTCACCGCCGAGATCGACCACGTGCGGACCGGCCTCGGCATCACCGCGCTGATCTTCGTGACCGTGCGGCAGCAGATGTGGCGGCAGTTCAGGGCCGAACTGGCCAGGATGCCCGAGGTCGAGTACTGCGCGATCACCACCGGCCAGCACGACGCGATGATCCAGGTGCGGATGGCGGACGTCGCCGAGGTGCACGCCATGGTGACCGACCGGCTGGCCAACATCCCCGCCGTGAAGGCGACGGAGACGGTGTTCATCCTGGACGAGGTGCTCAGGCGGCCCTACGTGCTGCCGAGCGACCGCGAGAAGACCCGCGCCCCGCGCCGGACCGTCCAGGAGGAGCGGGGAGACGTGCCGCTCGGCAAGATGCGCTTCGTCGGGGCGGCGGAGGGCCGCGCCGCCCTGCGCAAGGACGACTGA
- a CDS encoding ABC transporter ATP-binding protein gives MTLEITDLKVSLGGRDILRGVDLSLAEGRVHGLAGESGSGKTMTGLAVLGLLPHGARATGRIALGGRDLLTLPPKELNKVRGGEVAMVFQDPATSLHPMLTVGRQLTEHMRHHLGLGRAEARARAVELLGKVRIPGAEEAYGRFPHQFSGGMRQRIAIAIALACSPKVLIADEPTTALDVTVQAGVLRLLRGLCDELGLAVLLVTHDLGVMSAIADEVSVMKDGLVVETGPRGRVLREPAHAYTRSLLEALPGEPGQPGGNA, from the coding sequence GTGACGCTGGAGATCACGGACCTGAAGGTGTCGCTCGGCGGCCGGGACATCCTGCGCGGCGTCGACCTGAGCCTGGCGGAGGGCCGGGTGCACGGCCTGGCCGGGGAGAGCGGGTCGGGCAAGACCATGACCGGGCTGGCCGTGCTCGGCCTGCTGCCGCACGGCGCGCGGGCCACCGGCCGGATCGCGCTCGGCGGGCGCGACCTGCTGACGCTGCCGCCCAAGGAGCTCAACAAGGTGCGCGGCGGCGAGGTGGCCATGGTCTTCCAGGACCCGGCCACCAGCCTGCACCCCATGCTGACGGTCGGCAGACAGCTCACCGAGCACATGCGCCACCACCTCGGCCTGGGCAGGGCGGAGGCGCGGGCCCGGGCCGTCGAACTGCTCGGCAAGGTGCGCATCCCGGGCGCCGAGGAGGCGTACGGACGCTTCCCGCACCAGTTCTCCGGCGGGATGCGGCAGCGCATCGCCATCGCCATCGCGCTGGCCTGCTCGCCCAAGGTGCTCATCGCCGACGAGCCGACCACCGCGCTCGACGTGACGGTGCAGGCGGGCGTGCTGCGGCTGCTGCGCGGCCTGTGCGACGAGCTCGGCCTGGCCGTGCTGCTCGTCACCCACGACCTGGGCGTCATGTCGGCCATCGCCGACGAGGTGAGCGTGATGAAGGACGGCCTGGTCGTCGAGACCGGCCCGCGGGGCCGGGTGCTGCGCGAGCCCGCGCACGCCTACACCCGCTCGCTGCTGGAGGCACTGCCCGGGGAGCCGGGACAGCCAGGGGGGAACGCATGA
- a CDS encoding ABC transporter substrate-binding protein, with amino-acid sequence MATRSQTAAVLLAGALALAACGSGGAQAPAAQSGAKTLVIDTSFDLKTADPGRTYEPTGLIVGKATYETLLTFDGGDVTKPVPALAESYELSEDGKVVTLKLKQGATFADGSPITADDVVFSLTRVRDMKGTPSFLLDGVEVAKADDSTITLTSKQANPALPYILPNPALGIINSKLAKQNGATTDPQDKAEQYLNSTSAGSGPYLIESFNVSSQVVLKANPKYYGTKPAYDKVVIRNVEAATQKLNVQRGDSQVALNLSGDQVAGMPANLQVDKTSSANVIFLFANQNQEISKTTPNAKFVEAVRKGVDYAGLLELAGEGATQAPGVIPSQILGALGADQAAKRDLEGAKAALAASGLSNPTVKLEYPSELTVNGLSFQPLAERIQANLKEVGITVDLNPAPVTTALDNYRNGKEEMGLWYWGPDYPDPSDYLVFLPGKTVGERAGWKAGSDKTVEESGEKAAVAVGDDLRKQAYADMQTKLNASGPFIPLIQPSQNIVTAASVTGLEYHPVWTVDVADLGVK; translated from the coding sequence ATGGCGACCCGTTCCCAGACGGCGGCTGTGCTGCTCGCCGGTGCTCTCGCCCTCGCCGCCTGCGGAAGCGGCGGCGCCCAGGCCCCGGCCGCCCAGAGTGGCGCGAAGACACTCGTCATCGACACGTCCTTCGACCTCAAGACGGCCGACCCCGGCCGGACGTACGAGCCGACGGGCCTGATCGTCGGCAAGGCCACCTACGAGACGCTGCTCACCTTCGACGGCGGCGACGTGACCAAGCCGGTGCCCGCGCTGGCCGAGTCGTACGAGCTGTCGGAGGACGGCAAGGTCGTCACCCTCAAGCTCAAGCAGGGCGCGACGTTCGCCGACGGCTCGCCCATCACGGCTGATGACGTGGTCTTCTCGCTCACCCGGGTGCGCGACATGAAGGGTACCCCGTCGTTCCTGCTGGACGGCGTCGAGGTGGCCAAGGCCGACGACTCGACCATCACGCTGACCTCCAAGCAGGCCAACCCCGCCCTGCCGTACATCCTGCCCAACCCCGCGCTCGGCATCATCAACAGCAAGCTCGCCAAGCAGAACGGCGCCACCACCGACCCGCAGGACAAGGCCGAGCAGTACCTGAACTCGACGTCCGCGGGCTCGGGCCCGTACCTGATCGAGTCGTTCAACGTGAGCAGCCAGGTCGTGCTCAAGGCGAACCCGAAGTACTACGGCACCAAGCCCGCCTACGACAAGGTCGTCATCCGCAACGTCGAGGCCGCCACGCAGAAGCTGAACGTCCAGCGCGGCGACAGCCAGGTGGCGCTCAACCTCTCCGGCGACCAGGTCGCCGGCATGCCGGCGAACCTGCAGGTCGACAAGACCTCCTCGGCCAACGTCATCTTCCTGTTCGCCAACCAGAACCAGGAGATCAGCAAGACCACGCCGAACGCCAAGTTCGTCGAGGCGGTGCGCAAGGGCGTCGACTACGCGGGCCTGCTGGAACTGGCCGGCGAGGGCGCCACGCAGGCGCCGGGCGTCATCCCGTCGCAGATCCTCGGCGCGCTCGGCGCGGACCAGGCGGCCAAGCGTGACCTGGAGGGCGCCAAGGCCGCCCTGGCCGCCAGCGGCCTGTCGAACCCGACGGTCAAGCTGGAGTACCCGAGCGAGCTGACCGTGAACGGCCTGTCCTTCCAGCCGCTGGCCGAGCGCATCCAGGCCAACCTCAAGGAGGTCGGCATCACGGTGGACCTGAACCCCGCGCCGGTCACCACGGCGCTGGACAACTACCGCAACGGCAAGGAGGAGATGGGCCTGTGGTACTGGGGCCCGGACTACCCGGACCCCAGCGACTACCTCGTGTTCCTGCCCGGCAAGACGGTCGGCGAGCGGGCCGGGTGGAAGGCCGGCTCGGACAAGACGGTCGAGGAGTCGGGCGAGAAGGCGGCGGTCGCCGTGGGTGACGACCTGCGCAAGCAGGCCTACGCCGACATGCAGACGAAGCTCAACGCCTCCGGCCCGTTCATCCCGCTCATCCAGCCCAGCCAGAACATCGTCACCGCCGCCTCGGTGACGGGCCTCGAGTACCACCCGGTGTGGACCGTGGACGTCGCCGACCTCGGCGTGAAGTAG
- the nhaA gene encoding Na+/H+ antiporter NhaA, translated as MVRRFFRTEAGSTSVLLGATLLALLWANSPWGDTYEAFWHTRMGLTFGEAVFSLDLRHWVNDGLMAVFFFLIGLEVSYEVRLGQLRDRRLLAVPAVAALGGMLVPAAVYLALNAGGPGAGGWGVPIATDTAFVLGLLAMVGARCPEPLRAFLLTLAIVDDVLAIIIIAVFYTEELSVPALLSAVVLLVAILTLRRLKIWRAPAYIVLGFGLWVATLESGVHPTLVGIGLGILVFVYVPSEYKLLSAGEAVQELTNEPNARAAREAARRVRAAVSVNERLQFQLHPWSSYEIVPIFALANAGVRLDGETLRQAVTSPIAIGVAAGLLLGKFAGIAFGTWLPLRLGWGVLPGNLVWGQLLGGAAVSGIGFTVSLFIVDLAFDDQAIQNQAKIGILAGSALSALSGWIIFRLAWDRGGVCAPPEAAAEPPETLPEVLSVPVGPDDHVRGPAKAKVTIVEYGDFECPYCGRLHPVLEELRARRPEVRIVFRHFPLRTIHPRAVPAALAAEGAARGGRFWEMHDTLFSNQRFLTDADLRRYAAELDVEPWPDLPGQLARVARDEESGQASGVRGTPTLFINGVRYQGALDRASIDRAVKEAEQP; from the coding sequence ATGGTGCGGAGGTTCTTCAGGACCGAGGCGGGCAGCACGAGCGTCCTGCTCGGCGCCACGCTGCTCGCCCTCCTGTGGGCCAATTCGCCCTGGGGCGACACCTACGAGGCCTTCTGGCACACCCGGATGGGCCTCACCTTCGGCGAGGCCGTCTTCTCGCTCGACCTGCGCCACTGGGTCAACGACGGGCTGATGGCGGTGTTCTTCTTCCTCATCGGCCTCGAGGTCTCCTACGAGGTGCGGCTCGGGCAACTGCGCGACCGGCGGCTGCTCGCGGTGCCGGCCGTCGCCGCGCTCGGCGGCATGCTGGTGCCCGCCGCCGTCTACCTGGCGCTGAACGCCGGAGGGCCGGGGGCGGGCGGCTGGGGCGTGCCGATCGCGACCGACACGGCGTTCGTGCTCGGGCTGCTCGCCATGGTGGGCGCCCGCTGCCCCGAGCCGCTGCGGGCGTTCCTGCTGACACTGGCGATCGTCGACGACGTGCTGGCCATCATCATCATCGCCGTCTTCTACACCGAGGAGCTGTCCGTCCCGGCGCTGCTGTCGGCGGTGGTGCTGCTGGTGGCGATCCTGACGCTGCGGCGGCTGAAGATCTGGCGGGCGCCCGCCTACATCGTGCTCGGCTTCGGGCTGTGGGTGGCGACGCTGGAGAGCGGCGTCCATCCGACGCTCGTCGGCATCGGGCTGGGGATCCTCGTGTTCGTGTACGTCCCCAGCGAGTACAAGCTCCTCTCGGCGGGCGAGGCCGTACAGGAGCTCACCAACGAGCCGAACGCGCGCGCGGCCCGGGAGGCGGCGCGCCGGGTGCGGGCCGCGGTGTCGGTGAACGAGCGGCTGCAGTTCCAGCTCCACCCGTGGAGCAGCTACGAGATCGTGCCGATCTTCGCGCTGGCCAACGCCGGGGTCCGCCTGGACGGGGAGACGCTGCGCCAGGCGGTCACCTCGCCCATCGCGATCGGGGTGGCGGCGGGGCTGCTGCTGGGCAAGTTCGCCGGGATCGCGTTCGGCACCTGGCTGCCGCTCCGGCTGGGCTGGGGCGTGCTGCCGGGCAACCTGGTGTGGGGTCAGCTCCTGGGCGGGGCGGCCGTGTCGGGCATCGGGTTCACGGTGTCGCTGTTCATCGTGGACCTGGCCTTCGACGACCAGGCCATCCAGAACCAGGCCAAGATCGGCATTCTGGCCGGGTCGGCGCTGTCGGCGCTGTCCGGCTGGATCATCTTCCGGCTCGCCTGGGACCGGGGCGGTGTGTGCGCGCCGCCCGAAGCGGCGGCCGAGCCGCCCGAGACGCTGCCGGAGGTGCTGTCGGTGCCGGTGGGCCCGGACGACCACGTGCGCGGGCCGGCGAAGGCCAAGGTCACGATCGTGGAGTACGGCGACTTCGAGTGCCCGTACTGCGGCCGGCTCCACCCGGTCCTGGAGGAGTTGCGCGCCAGGCGACCGGAGGTCCGGATCGTGTTCCGGCACTTCCCGCTGCGCACGATCCATCCGCGGGCGGTGCCGGCGGCGCTGGCGGCGGAGGGCGCCGCCCGCGGGGGCAGGTTCTGGGAGATGCACGACACGCTCTTCTCCAACCAGCGTTTCCTGACCGATGCCGACCTTCGCCGGTACGCCGCCGAGCTGGACGTGGAGCCGTGGCCCGACCTGCCCGGCCAGCTCGCGAGGGTGGCCCGCGACGAGGAGTCGGGGCAGGCGAGTGGGGTGCGCGGCACGCCCACGCTCTTCATCAACGGCGTCCGCTACCAGGGCGCGCTGGATCGGGCGTCGATCGACCGGGCGGTGAAGGAAGCGGAGCAGCCGTAA
- a CDS encoding dihydrofolate reductase family protein: MRTFKLQVQTTVDGYMAGPNGEMDWMTFPWTDDISAYIDALTKPVDCIVLGRRLAEGFIPTWAAGPEGEDQESIDWMNDTPKVVISDSLTESPWENATVAGGDLTETVNRLKAQPGGDIITYGGATLAAELIARGLLDELHLFVNPTAIGAGRPVFADTGAHQRLRLVTARPFDCGITALHFEPRRS; encoded by the coding sequence ATGCGCACGTTCAAGCTCCAGGTCCAGACCACCGTCGACGGCTACATGGCCGGCCCGAACGGCGAGATGGACTGGATGACGTTCCCGTGGACCGACGACATCAGCGCCTACATCGACGCCCTCACCAAGCCGGTCGACTGCATCGTGCTGGGCCGCAGGCTCGCCGAGGGTTTCATCCCCACCTGGGCGGCCGGGCCCGAGGGGGAGGACCAGGAGTCCATCGACTGGATGAACGACACGCCCAAGGTCGTCATCTCCGACTCCCTGACCGAGTCGCCGTGGGAGAACGCCACCGTCGCGGGCGGCGACCTCACCGAGACCGTGAACCGGCTCAAGGCCCAGCCGGGTGGCGACATCATCACCTACGGAGGCGCCACGCTGGCGGCCGAACTCATCGCCAGGGGGCTGCTCGACGAGCTCCACCTGTTCGTCAACCCGACCGCGATCGGCGCCGGCCGGCCGGTGTTCGCCGACACCGGCGCCCACCAGCGGCTTCGCCTGGTCACCGCGCGCCCGTTCGACTGCGGCATCACCGCGCTGCACTTCGAGCCCCGGCGCTCCTGA
- a CDS encoding ABC transporter permease, which yields MKRDPLSRKGLTRRLPEAWRRPLAVVGAAVALAWLVIALAAPLLAPYDPLAQELPRLAAPGPGHWFGTDQLGRDILSRVIYGARVSIPLTMLLVALSVLVGGLLGACAGYFGRWVDETIMRVADLVFAFPTVILAMVVAAALGASLTNAVLAVLVVAWPAYARVTRGLVLGVREREFVLSGRLLGFSAWRSLRVDVLPNVTGPILVLATLDIGTALLLLSGLSFLGLGAKPPSPEWGAMVAGGVEVFDSWWVATFPGLAILTVVLAFNFLGDTLRDALDPRTARAIKERAL from the coding sequence GTGAAACGGGATCCCCTGAGCCGCAAAGGGCTGACGCGGCGGCTCCCCGAGGCCTGGCGGCGGCCGCTCGCCGTCGTCGGCGCCGCGGTGGCGCTCGCCTGGCTCGTCATCGCGCTGGCGGCGCCCCTGCTGGCCCCGTACGACCCGCTCGCCCAGGAGCTGCCTCGGCTGGCCGCGCCCGGTCCCGGGCACTGGTTCGGCACCGACCAGCTCGGCCGCGACATCCTGAGCAGGGTCATCTACGGCGCGCGGGTGTCGATCCCGCTGACGATGCTGCTGGTCGCGCTCTCGGTACTGGTCGGCGGCCTGCTGGGCGCCTGCGCCGGCTACTTCGGCCGGTGGGTCGACGAGACGATCATGCGGGTGGCCGACCTGGTGTTCGCCTTCCCCACGGTCATCCTGGCCATGGTCGTCGCGGCGGCGCTCGGGGCCAGCCTGACCAACGCGGTGCTGGCCGTGCTGGTGGTGGCCTGGCCCGCCTACGCCCGTGTCACCCGGGGCCTGGTGCTGGGGGTGAGGGAGCGCGAGTTCGTGCTGAGCGGGCGGCTGCTGGGCTTCTCGGCCTGGCGCTCCCTGCGCGTGGACGTGCTGCCGAACGTGACCGGCCCGATCCTGGTGCTGGCGACGCTGGACATCGGCACCGCGCTGCTGCTGCTGTCGGGCCTGTCGTTCCTCGGCCTGGGCGCCAAGCCGCCGTCCCCGGAGTGGGGCGCGATGGTGGCCGGGGGCGTCGAGGTGTTCGACAGCTGGTGGGTGGCGACCTTCCCGGGCCTGGCCATCCTCACCGTGGTGCTGGCGTTCAACTTCCTCGGCGACACCCTGCGCGACGCCCTCGACCCCCGGACGGCCCGTGCCATCAAGGAGCGTGCCCTGTGA